The Streptomyces sp. Je 1-332 genome has a window encoding:
- the rpmD gene encoding 50S ribosomal protein L30 produces the protein MAQLKVTQVKSYIGSKQNHRDTLRSLGLKRVNDVVVKEDRPEFRGMVHTVRHLVTVEEVD, from the coding sequence ATGGCACAGCTCAAGGTCACGCAGGTGAAGTCGTACATCGGCAGCAAGCAGAACCACCGCGACACGCTGCGTTCGCTTGGCCTCAAGCGGGTCAACGACGTGGTTGTCAAGGAAGACCGCCCCGAGTTCCGCGGAATGGTGCACACCGTCCGCCACCTCGTGACGGTTGAGGAGGTCGACTGA
- the rplO gene encoding 50S ribosomal protein L15, translating into MAEQNPLKVHNLRPAPGAKTAKTRVGRGEASKGKTAGRGTKGTKARYQVPERFEGGQMPLHMRLPKLKGFKNPFKTEFQVVNLDKLSALFPEGGEVTVEALVAKGAVRKNSLVKVLGQGEVTVALQVTVDAVSGSAKEKITAAGGTVTELV; encoded by the coding sequence ATGGCGGAGCAGAACCCGCTGAAGGTCCACAACCTCCGGCCCGCCCCGGGCGCCAAGACCGCCAAGACCCGTGTGGGTCGTGGTGAGGCGTCCAAGGGTAAGACCGCTGGTCGTGGTACCAAGGGCACCAAGGCCCGTTACCAGGTTCCGGAGCGCTTCGAGGGTGGCCAGATGCCCCTCCACATGCGTCTCCCGAAGCTCAAGGGCTTCAAGAACCCGTTCAAGACCGAGTTCCAGGTCGTGAACCTCGACAAGCTGAGCGCGCTGTTCCCCGAGGGTGGCGAGGTCACCGTCGAGGCCCTCGTGGCCAAGGGTGCGGTTCGCAAGAACAGCCTCGTCAAGGTCCTCGGCCAGGGTGAGGTCACCGTGGCGCTGCAGGTGACGGTTGACGCCGTCTCCGGCTCCGCCAAGGAGAAGATCACCGCCGCCGGCGGTACTGTCACCGAGCTCGTCTGA
- the secY gene encoding preprotein translocase subunit SecY: MLTAFARAFKTPDLRKKLLFTLGIIVIYRLGTHIPIPGVSYKNVQTCIDQANSTGGLFGLVNMFSGGALMQVTIFALGIMPYITASIILQLLTVVIPRLEALKKEGQAGTAKITQYTRYLTVALAILQGTGLVATARTGTLFQGCPVATEVVPDQSIFVTVTMVITMTAGTACVMWLGELVTDRGIGNGMSILMFISIAATFPSALWAIKQQGDLAGGWIEFGTVIAVGLVMVGLVVFVEQAQRRIPVQYAKRMIGRRSYGGTSTYIPLKVNQAGIIPVIFASSLLYIPALVAQFAGGNSGWKQWIEANLTKGDHPIYIATYFLLIVFFAFFYVAISFNPEEVADNMKKYGGFIPGIRAGRPTAEYLSYVLNRITWPGSLYLGLIALVPTMALVGFGANQNFPFGGTSILIIVGVGLETVKQIESQLQQRNYEGFLR, encoded by the coding sequence GTGCTCACCGCGTTCGCCCGGGCGTTCAAGACGCCCGACCTGCGCAAGAAGCTGCTCTTCACGCTCGGCATCATCGTGATCTACCGGCTCGGGACGCACATCCCGATCCCTGGCGTTAGCTACAAGAACGTCCAGACCTGCATCGACCAGGCGAACAGCACCGGAGGCCTGTTCGGCCTGGTGAACATGTTCAGCGGTGGTGCGCTGATGCAGGTCACGATTTTTGCGCTCGGTATCATGCCGTACATCACGGCGAGCATCATCTTGCAGCTACTGACCGTGGTGATTCCGCGGCTCGAGGCCCTCAAGAAGGAAGGGCAGGCCGGCACGGCGAAGATCACGCAATACACGCGTTATCTGACCGTGGCGCTCGCAATTCTTCAGGGCACTGGACTCGTAGCTACAGCGCGCACTGGGACTCTCTTCCAGGGATGTCCCGTCGCCACTGAGGTCGTGCCGGACCAGTCGATCTTCGTGACCGTCACCATGGTCATCACGATGACCGCGGGCACGGCCTGCGTCATGTGGCTGGGCGAGCTGGTCACCGACCGGGGCATCGGCAACGGCATGTCGATCCTGATGTTCATCTCGATCGCCGCGACCTTCCCGAGCGCCCTGTGGGCCATCAAGCAGCAGGGTGACCTGGCCGGCGGCTGGATCGAGTTCGGCACCGTCATCGCGGTCGGTCTCGTCATGGTCGGTCTCGTCGTCTTCGTGGAGCAGGCTCAGCGCCGCATTCCGGTTCAGTACGCGAAGCGCATGATCGGCCGCCGTTCCTACGGCGGCACGTCGACGTACATTCCGCTGAAGGTCAATCAGGCGGGCATCATCCCTGTGATCTTCGCCTCTTCGCTGCTCTACATCCCCGCTCTTGTCGCCCAGTTCGCGGGTGGCAACTCCGGGTGGAAACAGTGGATCGAGGCGAACCTCACCAAGGGCGACCACCCGATTTACATCGCGACGTACTTCTTGTTGATCGTGTTCTTCGCCTTCTTCTACGTGGCTATCTCGTTCAACCCCGAGGAAGTCGCGGACAACATGAAGAAGTATGGTGGCTTCATCCCGGGCATCCGGGCTGGCCGTCCGACCGCTGAGTACCTGAGCTACGTACTCAACCGGATCACGTGGCCGGGCTCGCTGTATCTGGGTCTGATCGCTCTCGTACCGACGATGGCGTTGGTGGGCTTCGGCGCGAACCAGAACTTCCCGTTCGGCGGGACAAGCATCCTGATCATCGTGGGTGTGGGTCTGGAGACCGTGAAGCAGATCGAGAGCCAGCTCCAGCAGCGCAATTACGAAGGGTTCCTCCGCTGA
- a CDS encoding adenylate kinase — MRIVLVGPPGAGKGTQAAFLAKNLSIPHISTGDLFRANISQGTELGKRAKAFISEGNLVPDEVTIGMAHDRMTQPDAANGFLLDGFPRNVSQAEALDELLKSDSQKLDAVLDLEVPEDEVVERIAGRRICRNDSSHVFHVTYSKPKVEGVCDVCGGELYTRGDDKEETVRKRLDVYHRETEPIIDHYKAQGLVVTISALGKVDEVTKRAMEALKGDK; from the coding sequence ATGCGAATCGTCCTCGTCGGGCCGCCCGGTGCGGGCAAGGGAACGCAGGCCGCGTTCCTCGCCAAGAACCTGTCGATCCCGCACATCTCCACGGGCGACCTCTTCCGCGCCAACATCAGCCAGGGCACGGAGCTGGGCAAGCGGGCGAAGGCGTTCATTTCCGAGGGCAACCTGGTTCCTGACGAGGTCACCATCGGGATGGCGCACGACCGCATGACGCAGCCGGATGCCGCGAACGGCTTCCTGCTCGACGGCTTTCCGCGGAACGTGTCGCAGGCCGAGGCCCTGGACGAGTTGCTCAAGTCCGACAGCCAGAAGCTCGACGCGGTGCTCGACCTCGAGGTCCCCGAGGACGAGGTGGTCGAGCGCATCGCCGGCCGCCGCATCTGCCGGAACGATTCCAGCCACGTTTTCCACGTGACGTACAGCAAGCCGAAGGTCGAGGGCGTCTGCGACGTCTGCGGCGGCGAGCTCTACACGCGCGGTGACGACAAGGAAGAGACCGTGCGCAAGCGTCTCGACGTGTACCACCGTGAGACCGAGCCGATCATCGACCACTACAAGGCCCAAGGCCTCGTGGTCACGATCTCGGCGCTCGGCAAGGTGGACGAGGTCACCAAGCGCGCGATGGAAGCCCTCAAGGGCGACAAGTAG
- the map gene encoding type I methionyl aminopeptidase yields the protein MVQIKTPEQIAKMREAGLVVAAIHAATREAAVPGATTKDLDDVARKVIAEHGAKSNFLGYGGFPATICTSVNEVVVHGIPDDKTVLKDGDIISIDAGAIIDGWHGDAAYTAFVGTGHAPELIELSRVTEESMWAGLAAMKQGNRLVDISRAVETYIRRQPKPGGGKYGIVEDYGGHGIGTEMHMDPHVLNYVERRRGKGPKLVPGLCLAIEPMVSLGTPRTEVLEDDWTVITADGTWSSHWEHTIALTEEGPLVLTSPDCGRAKLAEYGVTVAPDPLG from the coding sequence ATGGTGCAGATCAAGACCCCCGAGCAGATCGCGAAGATGCGTGAGGCGGGCCTTGTCGTCGCCGCCATCCACGCCGCGACGCGCGAGGCGGCGGTGCCGGGTGCCACCACGAAGGACCTGGACGACGTCGCCCGCAAGGTGATCGCCGAGCACGGCGCGAAGTCGAACTTCCTCGGGTACGGCGGCTTCCCCGCGACGATCTGCACCTCGGTCAACGAGGTCGTCGTCCACGGCATCCCGGACGACAAGACCGTCCTCAAGGACGGCGACATCATCTCCATCGACGCGGGCGCGATCATCGACGGCTGGCACGGCGACGCCGCGTACACCGCGTTCGTGGGCACCGGTCACGCGCCGGAGCTGATCGAGCTCTCCCGGGTGACCGAGGAGTCGATGTGGGCCGGCCTCGCCGCCATGAAGCAGGGCAACCGCCTCGTGGACATCTCCCGGGCGGTCGAGACGTACATCCGCCGCCAGCCGAAGCCCGGCGGCGGCAAGTACGGCATCGTCGAGGACTACGGCGGCCACGGCATCGGCACCGAGATGCACATGGACCCGCACGTCCTCAACTACGTCGAGCGCCGCCGCGGCAAGGGCCCCAAGCTGGTCCCCGGCCTCTGCCTGGCCATCGAGCCCATGGTCTCCCTCGGCACCCCCCGCACGGAGGTCCTGGAGGACGACTGGACGGTCATCACGGCGGACGGCACGTGGTCCTCGCACTGGGAGCACACGATCGCTCTCACGGAGGAGGGGCCGCTCGTGCTCACGTCCCCGGACTGCGGGCGGGCGAAGCTGGCGGAGTACGGGGTCACGGTCGCGCCGGATCCGCTGGGCTGA
- the infA gene encoding translation initiation factor IF-1 — protein MAKKQGAIEIEGTVVESLPNAMFKVELQNGHQVLAHISGKMRMHYIRILPDDRVVVELSPYDLTRGRIVYRYK, from the coding sequence GTGGCCAAGAAGCAAGGTGCCATCGAGATCGAGGGCACTGTCGTTGAGTCTCTTCCGAACGCCATGTTCAAGGTTGAGCTCCAGAACGGCCACCAGGTCCTGGCACACATCAGCGGCAAGATGCGCATGCACTACATCCGCATCCTCCCTGACGACCGGGTCGTGGTGGAGCTGTCTCCTTACGACCTGACGCGTGGCCGGATCGTCTACCGGTACAAGTAG
- the rpmJ gene encoding 50S ribosomal protein L36: MKVKPSVKKICDKCRVIRRHGRVMVICDNPRHKQRQG; this comes from the coding sequence ATGAAGGTCAAGCCGAGCGTCAAGAAGATCTGCGACAAGTGCAGGGTGATCCGCCGTCACGGCCGGGTCATGGTTATCTGCGACAACCCGCGCCACAAGCAGCGCCAGGGCTGA